One stretch of Prunus persica cultivar Lovell chromosome G1, Prunus_persica_NCBIv2, whole genome shotgun sequence DNA includes these proteins:
- the LOC109946585 gene encoding uncharacterized protein LOC109946585 translates to MMRSRVVSSLIVDRIRAKPGLKPVEIIHEFKDYYGIEISYYHAWFGKELAKLDVHGDEPKSFNICITGFQYCIPLLFIDATFLKSKYKGQLLCASGRNGNQGFYPLAFGVVDSETVENWTWFLQHLASILLPMGRVVAFFSDRNQGLLNAMGFVFPGWPHSYCYYHLKRNLISKYPKSGYGKLLQDRVINLFSRCAYAVTEEEFKVAMEELVIVGSSKVKAFISDFSRHHYANAFFKGMRYGEMANSLAESFNNWVGVFRDLPMLPLIEGIRQKLMVLNSQR, encoded by the exons ATGATGAGGTCTCGTGTGGTGTCCTCCCTCATTGTGGACAGAATTCGTGCAAAACCAGGGTTGAAGCCAGTTGAGATTATACACGAGTTCAAAGATTATTATGGTATAGAAATTTCATACTACCACGCATGGTTTGGCAAAGAGCTAGCTAAATTGGACGTTCACGGTGATGAGCCGAAGTCCTTCAACAT TTGCATTACTGGATTTCAATATTGCATACCCTTGTTGTTCATTGATGCTACGTTTTTGAAGAGCAAGTACAAGGGGCAGCTTCTCTGTGCTTCGGGAAGGAATGGAAATCAAG ggttTTATCCTCTAGCTTTTGGAGTTGTTGATTCTGAGACAGTGGAGAATTGGACTtggtttcttcaacatttggcTTCTATATTGCTACCGATGGGGAGAGTGGTGGCCTTTTTCTCGGACCGCAATCAAGGTTTGTTAAATGCAATGGGGTTTGTGTTTCCCGGATGGCCTCATTCTTACTGTTACTATCACCTCAAACGGAATTTGATATCGAAGTACCCGAAGTCAGGTTATGGAAAACTGCTCCAAGATCgtgttatcaatttatttagtagATGCGCATATGCTGTTACGGAGGAAGAGTTTAAGGTAGCAATGGAGGAGTTGGTTATTGTTGGGAGTTCGAAAGTGAAGGCATttatatctgatttttctagaCATCACTATGCCAATGCATTTTTCAAAGGAATGCGTTATGGGGAGATGGCGAACAGTTTAGCGGAGTCATTTAATAATTGGGTTGGTGTGTTTCGAGATTTGCCAATGCTACCTTTGATAGAAGGGATTCGACAGAAATTGATGGTATTGAATTCTCAACGATGA